From the genome of Nicotiana tabacum cultivar K326 chromosome 17, ASM71507v2, whole genome shotgun sequence:
aagcttacacaacaacttcttTTCTTCTACAAATAGAGGAAATTTCAGtttattatgtacataagtttaaaattgaataatatatcagtttctctctatacttgtctttacgtTAGGATCTCTATTTTATAACAATATAGCAATAATGCGAAAAATTGCACCATCACTATAATTTAATCTATTACTATAAGATATTATTACTCTATTTGTATCATATCAACACAaatgaatttaggatttaatttattaaagtagtttaacttttaatatttttattaccaaacgaattatatttttaaaatatgagttttaaaatttaatattttttattttttgtgatttcctATATAATTATGTtttgtataaaaaatatttagCACAATTTAATCAATTAAATAAAATTGCATCTGCTCTACATAAATTTAATATCGAAATTTATACatttataacaacaacaataataactcaTTATAATTCCACAAAGTCAAATAGCACCGTTACacaagttgttgttgttgttgccataaGGATATAAATTCACCAAAAAAATAAGGTTTAAAAAATCTCACACAAACCGACTCTCAAGTCTCACACCCTCGCCCCCGCATAAATATTCCTGCTACTTATAACGGTGGCTGCTAAAACAAATTAGTTCGTTGTTAAATATGGGTATAGTTGAAGAAGCACACAACGTGAAGATCCTTGGGTCAGGCGAGCAAACCGTAGTGTTAGCCCATGGGTTCGGAACAGACCAGTCGGTGTGGAAACACTTGGTTCCTCACTTGGTTGACGATTATAAGATCATATTGTTTGACAATATGGGTGCTGGAACTACTAATCCTGACTACTTTGACTTCGAGCGTTATTCTAGTCTAGAAGGCTATGCTTATGATGTGATTGCTATTTTAGAGGACCTCAAAATTCCTGGTTGCATTTACGTTGGCCACTCTGTTTCTGCCATGATTGGCGTCATTGCTTCCATCGCTCGTCCTGatcttttcaccaaacttgtcaCTGTCTCTGCCTCTCCAAGGTTTCATTTCTCTCTTAATTTCCGTTTACATTTTAAACTACTATttactgttgacatacttctgtttatttccttttccttcattttctgtGTAAACCCCTATGTGTAGGCCAAATTATGTGTAAGAATACATAATTAACTATCTTAGTAATAGAAGTTTATGCAAAAATAATTATCATGTATTTATAAATTTGGTATAATATCGAATGtgaattaatatttttttcattcgGCCGTATTAGTTATTCTCATAATTTTATCCTTAATATCACGAGTTTATAGAAAGAATGGCATATTCTTTAAGATCACTAgtttcaaaaaaatttaaaaaaataaaaaatcgtgTCCAATCAAACATGTTTACATAAAATGAGACAGATATAACAATAACAAGTCCAGTGAAGTCCCACAAGTGTGGTTTGGAGAAGATAAAGTTTacggtagagaggttatttccgaaagaccctcgtcTGAAGAGAagtgaaaatgaagaaataaacagacagtaacaacaacaaggtAATTAGACATGGGTGTAAATGGCGACATGTGTGTGCAATAACAGATATTTAAAAATACGACActataaaaatagagtcaatcttgcTGGAAATAATGATACAACTTAAAATAGCAAGGGGCTAGGAATAGCAAAATACAACACAAAATGAGACAGATAAGTaagttttaattttcttaaaataatttacaGGCCTAAacatttttttggggggggggggggggagtagtACAATATTCTAAAATTCCTGTGTTGATAAGATGTTTGATGACCCAATGGTTGCATCATTTGCTAATTTGGTAATCAAACAAGTGCTGTTTACGCAGGGTCTGCAGCTGCACTTTCTTTTTCCCAATGTCTTTGTTTTCTATTGCAAAATATTGTTTTGATCTgttcactttattttattttttcaaggaaaaattcaattttggATCTGTTCAAGGCGGCATATtaaaaacttctaatttctatTCAGGTATCTGAATTAAAATTTTCTAATTTCTATTCAGGTATCTGAATGACTCGGACTACTACGGAGGATTTGAACAGGAAGATCTGGATCAATTGTTCGAAGCAATGAGCTCAAATTACAAAGCATGGTGTTCAGGATTTGCACCCTTAGTTGTAGGAGGAGACATGGACTCTGTGGCAATTCAGGAATTCAGCAGGACATTATTCAACATGCGGCCAGACATAGCACTAAGTGTGTTACAAATCATATTCCTAAGTGATTTAAGGCATTTGTTGGCTCGTGTAACTGTCCCATGCCACATAATTCAGAGCATGAAGGACCTGGCCGTGCCTGTGGTGGTGTCCGAGTACCTCCACCAGCACCTCGGTGGCGAATCTATCGTGGAGGTGATGTCCACGGAAGGCCATCTGCCGCAACTCAGCTCACCGGATGTTGTTATTCCGGTGATGCTTCGCCATATTCGTCATGATATTGTCGTTTGATTATTACTAGTACTAGTGTAGCAGCAAGCTAAGTTCAATTGCTTGGAATAATGGGTGTTGTACAAAATTGACCATCTTGCGTTGTAGTTGCCATCTCCATCTCTTTTTAAGTTTTAACGAGTATGCTGGATGCATCAGCATAAGATACCAAAAAGGAAAAGGTCAAACGTATTGAGGCAAAATGTAGGTCCATGGAATGAGATTAATGGGCAGCGTTGGATGGTTTTCTCCCTTTTAACTACTACTTCGATATTAATGCTTAGTTAAGTGAGCTGTTTGGGAACATGTTCACCAACAAGTAACAAAGTTTTAGagaattttgtcaaacacttgCATAAGGTTTTAATTTTGTGTGCTTTTACATATTATCGCGGCAGCCTAATAAGAACATATAATCTGTGCAGACATGGGGAGCCTATACATACAAAGAGCCTATTTGGGCCTTGATCAAATATTGTGTACAACGAGCTCAATAGCTTTTGGAGGGTAAGGATAATATAAGCGTATGGGCTTACTGGCGAGTAGGCCCAACAGTTTTCGGGAGTTTAAATTGGGCTAATTGGCGGATACATTTGCCTCGCAGTTCAGAATCATCACCAGATTCGTTCGTGTATGAACCTGATTTACTCGGCATCCAAGTGGTCGGCTAACCATTTTCCAGCAAACAAAATCCACCGAGTAGGCGTAAACGTATGACTATGATAGgtgtggcaaacgggcgggtcgggtAGGGTCAGATATTCGCGGGTCAAAATAGGTAAGTCAAAAGGcgaataaattatccgacccgacccgtatttgagacggataaaaaacgggttatccggcggataatatggatattcatattatccatgacttcttgaatatgatcacttatgGGGGAATTCCTAGTCTTCCAAACTCGAGAAACCCCCAATTTGAGACTtaacaaatgtaaaagttaaacacattagttatccatttggttaaccattttctaagtggataatatggtttttatccatactcaacccatttttaaaaagttcattatccaacccattttttaatggataaaaTAGGTgcataactatttttttttacccATTTTGCCTCCTCTGGAATATGACGTGGTGAGCCCAAAGCCTATTCACATTGAAATTGGGCCCACATTTTTAAGAGTCCAGTCTGTTTAATCGTCACTCTACAGACTAATTCTGGTCCGCTATGTCCAACGCTTTCTAGCCGGTGTGCACTTTTTTCCGTTTaagttaataataataataataataataataataaatattactCGAATCATTTATAAGGTAAACTTTAATAATGTAATACTAACAAATTTAATCTACTGTTATTTCGTAAAAATTTCTTACTTTTATGAGTGATCACCTACTATTATATTTTCTTATTATAAATGATCTAATAACGCGGAAAATTATTTTATGTTATTGGTGTGTAAAATTACCTCTTGTTGTAATATAATAATCATTAAtaagtaatataataaaataaaataaactaattaGTTATCACATAAATCATAATCCAATTAGATTATAATGGTCGTGATAATAAAAGATTCCGCTGGTGTACCtaacttaaatattatttttttgtcatAGCATCTTAACATGCCTATTTATACGTCTTCACTCAAACAATATTCACAATATTGTACTCTCCATTCTTTACTACAAACCTTTTTCCAGTTTTCCACATTTTTCTTGATTGATGTCAATGGATCGAATCGGAAGCTCGCATTTGCAATGGCGTTCATGTGCCTTGTAATGGCCACTGTCACAGGTCAATCTCCTTCAGTTGCACCAGCCAAAGCTCCAGCAGCTTCTTTATCTAGTAGTACACCACCAGCTGCATCACCTTCTATTGCCACCTCTCCTTCAAAGCCTAAAACTCCGAATTCTCCTGCAACTTCCCCTGCCTCCCCCCACCCACTGCAGCAGTTTATACTCCTCCTACTTCAGCTACGGCACCAGCTACAGTGCCCGTGAGCTCTCCTCCCGCGGCTACACCCTTACAATCTCCACCAGCACCAGCTCCAGAGACAGGTGCTGTTTCTGCTCCTGCACCCAGAAAGAGTAATTAGAAGGGGAAGATTAAGCACAATAATGTAGCTTCTGAGTTGATGAGTCCACCTGCACCTCCTACTGAAACTCCTGGACCTAGCCTTAATTCTGACTCTCCCAGCCCATCTCTTAACGACGAGGTAATATCTAGCATAAACCTTTTTTTATCTAACAACTATCCGCTGCGTATAGAGTTTGTTTTCTGGCATTGGATCGGATGTTCTAACCgaaacttcactttcttcttTCGTACATTGAGATATCTTTAGTTTGATCTATGATCTGTCTGTAGTATTAGCTGGCCATGCTAGAAATGGTGCGAGACCAACCGAATTTGTTACTAGCTAGTAGGGACGGACCCACATCGtcgaaaaataatatattttttctgCCTTCTAAAACGTAATGGTATAAAGATTATTTTAAACccacttcaaataaataaattgcCTAGCCTGCGGGTAAAGACGGTTCAAATTTTCCACATGGTCGTAAGTTCAAAACCAGTCAATTGCATATGCCttctatttttgattttttaatatAGGTCTCTTTTCCAATAAAAACTACGTCGTTTATGTCTTTTTAAAATATCCTAAGCCCTTCGGtgcctctttctctctctctcaattTCAAAGAGAATCGCTTCCATAGTCACCACTCAACTCCTCAGTTAGCTCTTGCCGAGAAGGTCATCTCCCTCAAAGACAAAGGGCTTCATCTTGGTATCTAACTAAAAGTTCAGGTGATCAATAACAATAAGAACCAATTCTAGTTTTTCAATTTCTAGTATTTATTCCTTTTTTGCATAAAGATTTAATCCCAATAAATTTTCTTCATCTCTATGtgtttttttctctttgttgtatttcaatttcaaagaacattgcttcataGTCGTCTCCTCCATTAGCCATAAGCCATTGCCGCTTCTTGATTATCGTTGGGTCGCCTCTCTCCGTCTCTCGTCGTCAGCCTGTCAATTGTCACTATCAGGTTTCTTATTTGCTTATATTGCAAATTTTTGTAATTTGTgctttggaaaaaaaaattcagattGTTTTAATGGGTTTTGGCTGAGAAACTCAATTTCAATTTGAGATATACcatgttaaattttttttttaatataatttttaatcTTAATGAAAAATGGAGAAATGTGAGAAATTGATAGTAATAAACTTGCTTATATTGAGAAGTTAAGCACCTTTTCTCTTTAGTTATGGAAAATCTcagattgttgttgttggttctGAGTGAGAAATCCTTTTCAGTTTGAATATACGTATACGTACACATGATATTTTTTTGGGTGTGTGTACTTTTGATATGGTCATATGGAATGGAAATCAGTGATGTTTCCTTGATGCAGTCAAGGACATTTTCCTTGGCTCGTTGTTGAATCAACATATTTCcctttataaaataatatttagcaTGCAATAATATTTTCTAGGACTAAAGTTCCAAAATCTAGGAAGATCACATTTGTTGTTATCCATGAATGAAAGTTTCATTGCAATAGTTTTGTAATCTGATGAGTGATCGTTACTTGGGTTGTCTTCGACCACGTTATTTTTTCTAGTTTAAATTTAAGGttaaacatatacaaaattattcTTCTAATTCTAATTCTAATTTGGTAATCTAGTTTGTGTTACAATGAAGAGAGTTTACCCTCCAGTATCTTCCAAGTTGCCACAAACAAGTTCATCCTCTCCAATTGCTACTCCCGTGGAAAAAAAT
Proteins encoded in this window:
- the LOC107827980 gene encoding karrikin insensitive 2 receptor CA, with protein sequence MGIVEEAHNVKILGSGEQTVVLAHGFGTDQSVWKHLVPHLVDDYKIILFDNMGAGTTNPDYFDFERYSSLEGYAYDVIAILEDLKIPGCIYVGHSVSAMIGVIASIARPDLFTKLVTVSASPRYLNDSDYYGGFEQEDLDQLFEAMSSNYKAWCSGFAPLVVGGDMDSVAIQEFSRTLFNMRPDIALSVLQIIFLSDLRHLLARVTVPCHIIQSMKDLAVPVVVSEYLHQHLGGESIVEVMSTEGHLPQLSSPDVVIPVMLRHIRHDIVV